The proteins below come from a single Natrinema sp. SYSU A 869 genomic window:
- a CDS encoding thiol-disulfide oxidoreductase DCC family protein, translating into MSSEIPDDPIILFDGVCNLCNGFVQFILPRDTDGKLRFASLQSDIGNELLAEHGLPTDELESIVLIEGDDHYVKSAAAIRIARHLGGVYALLGPFRFLPRRLRDGVYDFVAARRYRWFGKKDQCAMPPADVDVGARFLE; encoded by the coding sequence ATGAGTTCGGAGATCCCGGACGACCCGATTATTCTCTTCGACGGCGTTTGCAACCTCTGTAACGGATTCGTCCAGTTCATTCTGCCCCGGGATACCGACGGGAAACTACGCTTCGCCTCGCTCCAGTCCGACATCGGCAACGAGTTGCTCGCCGAACACGGTCTCCCAACCGACGAACTCGAGTCGATCGTCCTGATCGAGGGCGACGACCATTACGTCAAATCCGCCGCAGCGATTCGGATTGCGAGACACCTCGGCGGTGTCTACGCCCTGCTCGGCCCGTTTCGCTTCCTCCCGCGCCGACTCCGAGACGGCGTCTACGACTTTGTCGCCGCCCGCCGCTATCGCTGGTTCGGGAAGAAAGACCAGTGTGCCATGCCGCCGGCGGACGTCGATGTCGGTGCCCGGTTCCTCGAGTAA
- a CDS encoding phytoene/squalene synthase family protein: MTTGQPEPPTDADLEWCYDAVHGVSRTFSITIDRLEEPMARHICVGYLLCRIADTIEDAGHIPPERQTELLAEYDRLLDPDAEESIATFMHDVEPWIPEDRNDDWEVVAETPRVLRTFESLDEEPREIMREPVRELVDGMAMFTDRYATEGGLRLQTIEELEEYCWYAAGTVGTLITGLVARGTSQERATEMRENARSFALLLQLVNIAKDVGDDYHEENNVYLPAEWLAAEDVDVEAVTDEVHHGGVTNVIQRVTGRAENYLDDAQRYLEVVPEHNGNRLSAWAIPYLLAVGTLRELRERPEDVVREGDVKVSRAEVFALLQQFEDGVSRSRLEELRSKMAEQPLHQ, translated from the coding sequence ATGACCACGGGCCAGCCCGAACCCCCCACTGACGCCGACCTCGAGTGGTGTTATGATGCGGTTCACGGCGTTTCGCGGACCTTTTCGATCACGATCGATCGGCTCGAGGAGCCGATGGCGAGACACATCTGTGTCGGGTACCTCCTCTGTCGAATCGCAGACACGATAGAGGACGCGGGGCATATCCCGCCGGAAAGGCAGACTGAATTGCTCGCCGAGTACGATCGGCTGCTCGATCCGGACGCCGAGGAATCGATCGCGACCTTTATGCACGATGTCGAGCCGTGGATTCCCGAGGACCGAAACGACGACTGGGAGGTCGTCGCCGAGACGCCGCGAGTCCTCCGAACCTTCGAATCGCTCGACGAGGAGCCCCGCGAGATCATGCGCGAGCCGGTCCGCGAACTCGTCGACGGCATGGCGATGTTTACCGACCGGTATGCCACCGAGGGTGGCCTTCGACTCCAGACCATCGAGGAACTCGAGGAATACTGCTGGTACGCCGCCGGCACCGTCGGGACCCTGATCACGGGTCTGGTCGCTCGCGGCACCTCTCAGGAGCGAGCGACGGAGATGCGAGAGAACGCCCGTTCCTTTGCCCTCCTCCTCCAACTGGTCAACATCGCGAAGGACGTGGGAGACGACTATCATGAGGAGAACAACGTCTACCTTCCCGCTGAGTGGCTCGCGGCGGAGGATGTCGATGTCGAGGCAGTTACCGACGAGGTCCACCACGGTGGCGTCACGAACGTCATCCAGCGGGTGACAGGCCGCGCCGAGAACTACCTCGACGACGCCCAGCGCTACCTCGAGGTCGTGCCCGAACACAACGGCAACCGGCTCTCCGCGTGGGCGATCCCCTACCTGCTCGCCGTCGGAACGCTCCGAGAACTTCGCGAGCGCCCCGAGGATGTCGTTCGCGAGGGCGACGTCAAGGTGTCTCGAGCGGAGGTGTTCGCGCTCCTCCAGCAGTTCGAGGACGGCGTCTCCCGCTCGCGCCTCGAGGAACTCCGCAGCAAGATGGCGGAACAGCCGCTTCACCAGTAG
- a CDS encoding SDR family oxidoreductase, protein MPASGEVTIVSQSILIAGSHGQVGHHITEILGGGNRTARAMVRKESQTEEMAALGGEPVVADLTADVDHAVEGCDAIVFAAGSGGEDVYGVDRDGAINLIDAASEAGVDRFVMLSSMGADDPESGPEPLRDYLIAKAEADEYLRNSELNYTIVRPGELTNESGTGEIRAGEDLGLDSGDIPREDVAQTLVTAIDFEPVYGETFEILSGEESIEDALEAVSSS, encoded by the coding sequence ATGCCGGCGAGCGGCGAAGTCACGATCGTGAGCCAGTCCATACTTATCGCCGGTTCGCACGGCCAAGTCGGACACCATATCACGGAGATACTCGGTGGAGGTAATCGGACCGCTCGAGCGATGGTCCGAAAGGAGTCCCAGACCGAGGAGATGGCGGCACTGGGTGGAGAACCGGTCGTGGCGGACCTGACCGCAGACGTCGACCACGCGGTCGAGGGCTGTGACGCGATCGTCTTCGCGGCTGGCTCCGGCGGCGAGGACGTCTACGGCGTCGACCGCGACGGTGCGATCAATCTGATCGATGCGGCCAGCGAAGCGGGCGTCGACCGGTTCGTCATGCTCAGTTCGATGGGGGCGGACGATCCAGAGTCGGGACCAGAACCCCTTCGAGACTATCTGATCGCGAAGGCCGAAGCCGACGAGTACCTCCGTAACAGCGAGTTGAACTATACGATCGTTCGGCCGGGTGAGCTGACCAACGAGTCCGGCACCGGTGAGATACGAGCGGGCGAGGACCTCGGGCTAGATTCCGGTGATATTCCCCGTGAAGACGTCGCACAGACGCTCGTGACAGCGATCGACTTCGAACCGGTGTACGGAGAGACGTTCGAAATTCTGTCGGGAGAGGAGTCGATAGAGGACGCGCTCGAGGCAGTCAGCTCGAGTTGA
- a CDS encoding acyl-CoA dehydrogenase: MDFALSAEQQQIRDMVSEFVDEEVVPVAEEIDHEDEYPADLVSEMAELGLMGMPFPEEYGGAGLDYHSYAIGLEEIARGSGGLGTIVAAHTSLAGNMLYEFGDESQKEEYLTPLAEGRDIGAFALSEAGAGSDVPAMETTARKEGDEYVINGGKLWISNGSVAQTVTLFAKTDPEAGNKGISSFIVRPEEDDGFIVEGTEDKLGDKGCPTAELRFDDLRIPESRLLGEEGEGFVHALKTLNGGRITIAARGVGIARAAFEAARDYANEREQFGQPIGEFQSIKHKLADMDTKIQAAKMLMHKAADKKIRGEDYIKDASQAKLYASEVSREVANEGIQIHGGYGYTKDFAAQRFYRDAKLNEIYEGTSEVLRNTIGDQLLEES; encoded by the coding sequence ATGGATTTCGCACTTTCGGCCGAGCAGCAACAGATTCGAGATATGGTCTCGGAGTTCGTCGACGAGGAGGTCGTCCCCGTCGCCGAGGAGATCGACCACGAGGATGAGTACCCTGCCGACCTCGTGAGCGAGATGGCCGAACTGGGCCTGATGGGAATGCCCTTCCCCGAGGAGTATGGCGGTGCCGGGCTGGACTATCACTCCTATGCGATCGGCCTCGAGGAGATCGCTCGGGGCTCGGGCGGCCTGGGAACGATCGTCGCCGCCCACACCTCACTGGCGGGGAACATGCTCTACGAGTTCGGCGACGAGTCACAGAAAGAGGAGTACCTGACGCCGCTGGCCGAGGGCCGGGATATCGGCGCGTTCGCGCTTTCGGAGGCCGGTGCGGGCAGCGACGTGCCGGCGATGGAGACCACCGCCCGGAAAGAGGGCGACGAGTACGTCATCAACGGCGGCAAACTCTGGATTTCGAACGGCTCCGTGGCGCAGACAGTCACGCTCTTCGCGAAGACCGATCCCGAGGCGGGCAACAAGGGCATCTCCTCCTTTATCGTCCGGCCCGAGGAGGACGACGGCTTCATCGTCGAGGGCACGGAGGACAAACTCGGCGACAAGGGCTGTCCGACCGCCGAACTGCGGTTCGACGACCTCCGTATCCCGGAATCGCGACTGCTCGGCGAGGAGGGCGAGGGCTTCGTCCACGCGCTGAAGACGCTCAACGGCGGCCGCATCACGATCGCCGCTCGCGGCGTTGGCATCGCCCGCGCGGCCTTCGAAGCGGCACGCGACTACGCCAACGAACGCGAGCAGTTCGGCCAGCCGATCGGCGAGTTCCAGTCGATCAAACACAAGCTCGCGGACATGGACACGAAGATCCAGGCCGCGAAGATGCTCATGCACAAGGCCGCGGACAAGAAGATCCGTGGCGAGGACTACATCAAGGACGCCTCCCAGGCCAAGCTCTATGCCTCCGAAGTGAGCCGCGAGGTGGCCAACGAGGGCATCCAGATCCACGGCGGCTACGGCTACACCAAGGACTTCGCCGCCCAGCGGTTCTACCGCGACGCCAAGCTCAACGAGATCTACGAGGGCACTAGCGAAGTGCTTCGGAACACGATCGGCGATCAACTGCTTGAAGAGTCATAA
- a CDS encoding PadR family transcriptional regulator, translating into MTKWLRSGRRRDICFLLAAAEDGELRGQQLKSRLESHYDDRLDPKSFYGSLSALVDAGFVEKRTEGLHDVYALTDGGEQRVREHAEWIRECLVDTEPRD; encoded by the coding sequence ATGACCAAGTGGCTTCGAAGCGGCCGTCGCCGAGACATCTGTTTCCTGCTCGCCGCCGCCGAAGACGGCGAACTGCGCGGCCAGCAGCTAAAATCACGTCTCGAGTCCCACTACGACGACCGGCTCGATCCCAAATCGTTCTACGGCTCGCTGTCGGCGCTGGTCGACGCGGGCTTCGTCGAGAAACGAACCGAGGGGCTGCACGACGTCTACGCGCTGACCGATGGCGGGGAGCAGCGGGTCCGTGAACACGCCGAGTGGATTCGGGAGTGTCTCGTGGATACTGAACCGCGGGATTAG
- a CDS encoding DUF3267 domain-containing protein — MSRLDSLSARRPLATFRLTRSVAIQWLAVSAVGFFGFAYSFGHVLARLRGASLEPIVIAPSSPPTVVGWLAVSIGLLVCVVVPHELLHGVFMARYGESPNYGIGVSYFVLPYAYAETSGASYTRNQLLVALLAPFVVITAVGLAAMVVVPTPLLIVPLAANAAGSIGDLWMAAVLCQYPADVRVGDPPDDVQGFGIYGTDEKVNRLPGASLLARFLTGSVGTLAAVAAYALFAVLLSLAFGSGDVVLGDPDRGWLLFHHDRRPGGTAFLEIGDRALLGAATLGGLAWTVVATLHRRLESE, encoded by the coding sequence GTGAGCCGTTTGGATTCCCTTTCGGCCCGTCGACCGCTTGCCACGTTTCGACTCACGCGATCGGTCGCCATCCAGTGGCTCGCCGTCTCTGCGGTGGGATTCTTCGGCTTCGCCTACTCGTTCGGTCACGTCCTCGCGCGGCTCCGCGGGGCCTCGCTCGAGCCGATCGTGATCGCGCCATCCTCGCCGCCGACGGTAGTGGGCTGGCTCGCCGTCTCCATCGGACTGCTCGTCTGCGTGGTCGTCCCCCACGAACTGCTTCACGGGGTGTTCATGGCTCGCTACGGCGAGTCGCCGAACTATGGCATCGGTGTCTCCTATTTCGTGTTGCCCTACGCCTACGCGGAGACCAGCGGCGCGAGCTATACGCGGAATCAACTGCTCGTCGCCCTGCTCGCGCCGTTCGTCGTGATCACTGCCGTCGGTCTCGCCGCGATGGTCGTCGTCCCCACACCGCTGCTGATCGTCCCGCTGGCGGCGAACGCGGCCGGGTCGATCGGCGATCTCTGGATGGCCGCCGTCCTCTGTCAGTACCCCGCCGACGTTCGCGTTGGCGACCCGCCGGACGACGTTCAAGGCTTCGGGATTTACGGCACCGACGAGAAGGTGAACCGCCTCCCCGGGGCGTCGCTCCTGGCGCGGTTCCTGACCGGCAGCGTCGGCACCCTCGCAGCGGTCGCGGCCTACGCACTCTTCGCCGTGTTGCTCTCGCTCGCCTTCGGCTCCGGCGACGTCGTCCTCGGCGATCCGGATCGGGGCTGGCTCCTCTTCCACCACGACCGCCGGCCCGGCGGCACCGCCTTCCTCGAGATCGGCGATCGGGCGCTGCTCGGCGCGGCCACCCTCGGCGGCCTCGCGTGGACGGTTGTCGCGACCCTCCATCGGCGTCTCGAGTCCGAGTAA
- a CDS encoding heme o synthase, protein MATESFPRPIGTRRRFSALLTATALGVYLLLIVGATTSLTNAAASCSTWPTCHAPVNPLNQTELAIAWVHRLTAVVVGLLVATTAYAAIFGDASRRVRATLVVAAVLYVVQVGVGAITATIGPEAVLPGLHLALGLVIFSGVVLALAWDLELATGSEDEDGIDSPDPLEEEVPTASERTLPASRLDRAQLTAFAYFQMMKPRLMWLLCLVAAAGMALAAGPGLEIATIIATLGGGVLAIGASGTFNHVLERDVDQKMSRTADRPLAVDLIPVRNALAFGLALTAASLAAFLTINRLAAALGLAAIVFYSVIYTLLLKPNTVQNTVIGGAAGALPALIGWAAVTNEIGWPGLALAGVIFLWTPAHFYNLALAYKNDYARGGFPMMPVVRGETVTRKHILYYIAATLASSIALAWITDLGALYAGTVVLFGGIFLWAAVQLHFEQTEAAAFRSFHASNAFLGAVLVAILIDALAF, encoded by the coding sequence GTGGCAACAGAGTCGTTCCCCCGTCCGATCGGCACGCGGCGCCGCTTTTCCGCACTGCTCACAGCGACCGCGCTGGGCGTCTACCTGCTGTTGATCGTCGGCGCGACGACTTCGCTCACGAACGCGGCCGCGTCGTGTTCGACGTGGCCAACCTGTCACGCCCCGGTCAACCCGCTGAACCAGACCGAACTCGCGATCGCGTGGGTCCACCGACTCACTGCCGTCGTCGTCGGCCTACTCGTCGCCACGACAGCGTATGCCGCCATCTTCGGTGACGCCTCGCGGCGCGTCCGAGCGACGCTCGTCGTCGCCGCCGTGCTCTACGTCGTTCAGGTGGGTGTCGGTGCCATCACCGCAACGATCGGCCCCGAAGCGGTCCTCCCCGGCCTCCACCTCGCGCTCGGCCTCGTGATCTTCTCGGGCGTCGTCCTCGCGCTCGCGTGGGACCTCGAGCTCGCGACCGGCAGCGAGGACGAGGACGGCATCGACTCGCCGGACCCCCTCGAGGAGGAAGTCCCAACCGCGTCCGAACGCACGCTTCCCGCGAGTCGACTGGATCGCGCCCAACTCACCGCTTTTGCGTACTTTCAGATGATGAAACCGCGGCTGATGTGGCTGCTCTGTCTCGTCGCCGCCGCGGGGATGGCGCTGGCCGCCGGCCCCGGCCTCGAAATCGCCACGATCATCGCGACGCTCGGCGGCGGCGTCCTCGCGATCGGTGCCTCGGGGACATTCAATCACGTCCTCGAGCGCGACGTCGACCAGAAGATGTCCCGCACCGCCGACCGGCCGCTGGCTGTCGACCTGATCCCGGTCCGGAACGCGCTGGCGTTCGGACTCGCACTGACCGCGGCGTCGCTGGCCGCGTTCCTGACGATCAATCGGCTCGCCGCGGCGCTCGGACTGGCCGCGATCGTGTTCTACAGCGTCATCTATACGCTCTTGCTCAAGCCGAATACGGTCCAGAACACGGTCATCGGCGGCGCTGCTGGCGCGTTGCCCGCACTCATCGGCTGGGCGGCTGTCACGAACGAGATCGGCTGGCCCGGGCTCGCACTTGCAGGCGTCATCTTCCTCTGGACGCCGGCGCACTTCTACAACCTCGCGCTGGCCTACAAGAACGACTACGCCCGCGGAGGGTTCCCGATGATGCCGGTCGTCCGCGGCGAGACCGTCACCCGAAAGCACATCCTCTACTACATCGCTGCGACACTCGCGAGTTCGATCGCACTGGCTTGGATCACCGACCTCGGCGCGCTGTACGCCGGCACGGTCGTGCTCTTCGGGGGGATCTTCCTCTGGGCCGCCGTGCAACTCCACTTCGAGCAAACCGAGGCCGCCGCGTTCCGGTCGTTCCACGCCTCGAACGCGTTCCTCGGGGCCGTACTGGTCGCGATTCTTATCGACGCGCTCGCGTTCTGA
- a CDS encoding SLC13 family permease, translated as MVAIAAAPAPSGLSTTGQYAIATMFFAGFLWVSGTLPLAVTALTIPVLLTGTGVYDSMDAALVGFADHIIFLFLAGFMLANGIQKYDIDRRIALYSIAKMGSSPRRLILAIMIVTAMLSMWVSNTATAAMMTPIAVGVLTQVLDRDDLASSQTQTQDAEASETIADGGAAESTAEFTNLQIGMLLGTAYAASVGGVGTIIGTPPNAILVGQLNAILDYEIGFTDWFLVGFPVVVVTLPLVWFILTYVLYPPEVPEVGAARATAREQLEAMGELDPRGKRVAAIFVATAGLWMVGGLGEFFEPYLSSVWLTTLFGGDGMTVFGVEGHQGLLYYVMVGVAAVPALVLADTMEWDELVDIDWGTLLLFGGGISLANALADTGATEWIANTAFSGLVGAPIVLVIGAVVLLVIFLTEMTSNAATTSIIVPILISLGSVFSATLGLTDFSTALFLSVAGTIAASFAFALPVATPPNAIVFGSGYVKQRHMLRTGLVLNAIMTVVLTGLIWVLFTFVWPHLLW; from the coding sequence ATGGTGGCGATCGCGGCCGCGCCCGCTCCATCGGGACTCTCGACGACGGGGCAGTACGCCATTGCGACGATGTTCTTCGCCGGCTTTCTCTGGGTGAGCGGCACACTCCCGCTGGCGGTCACCGCACTGACAATTCCCGTGTTGCTGACCGGTACCGGCGTCTACGACTCGATGGACGCCGCTCTCGTCGGATTCGCGGATCACATCATCTTCCTGTTCCTGGCCGGCTTCATGCTCGCGAACGGGATTCAAAAGTACGATATCGACCGGCGGATCGCGCTGTACTCCATCGCCAAGATGGGCAGCTCACCGCGACGGTTGATCCTCGCGATCATGATCGTGACTGCCATGTTGTCGATGTGGGTTTCGAACACCGCGACAGCCGCGATGATGACGCCCATCGCGGTCGGGGTCCTCACGCAGGTGCTCGATCGCGACGATCTCGCGTCGTCGCAGACCCAGACGCAGGACGCTGAGGCGTCTGAAACGATTGCCGACGGTGGGGCCGCCGAATCGACGGCCGAGTTCACGAACCTCCAGATCGGGATGCTTCTCGGGACCGCATACGCTGCGAGCGTCGGCGGCGTTGGAACGATCATCGGAACGCCACCGAACGCGATTCTTGTCGGCCAACTCAATGCCATTCTGGACTACGAGATTGGGTTCACAGACTGGTTCCTCGTCGGTTTCCCGGTCGTCGTCGTGACGCTCCCGCTCGTCTGGTTTATCTTGACATACGTGCTGTATCCGCCGGAGGTTCCGGAAGTCGGGGCGGCTCGAGCCACCGCCCGAGAGCAACTCGAGGCCATGGGCGAGCTCGATCCCCGCGGCAAGCGGGTGGCGGCGATCTTCGTCGCGACGGCCGGCCTCTGGATGGTCGGCGGGCTCGGCGAGTTCTTCGAACCGTACCTCTCGAGCGTCTGGCTGACGACGCTGTTCGGCGGGGACGGGATGACGGTCTTCGGCGTCGAGGGCCATCAGGGGCTGCTCTACTACGTGATGGTCGGCGTCGCCGCGGTTCCCGCGCTCGTGCTGGCCGATACGATGGAGTGGGATGAACTGGTCGACATCGACTGGGGGACGCTGTTGCTGTTCGGCGGGGGAATCTCGCTCGCGAACGCCCTCGCAGACACAGGTGCGACGGAGTGGATCGCGAACACGGCGTTCAGCGGGCTCGTCGGCGCACCAATCGTCCTCGTTATCGGCGCGGTCGTGTTGCTGGTCATCTTCCTGACCGAGATGACGTCGAACGCTGCGACGACCAGCATCATCGTCCCAATCCTGATCAGTCTCGGCAGCGTCTTCTCGGCGACGCTCGGGCTGACCGACTTCTCGACCGCACTCTTCCTCTCGGTCGCCGGGACGATCGCCGCGAGCTTTGCCTTCGCGCTCCCGGTCGCGACGCCGCCGAACGCAATCGTGTTCGGTAGCGGCTACGTCAAGCAGCGTCACATGCTCCGGACGGGACTCGTGCTGAATGCGATTATGACCGTCGTCCTGACGGGGCTCATCTGGGTCCTGTTTACGTTCGTCTGGCCCCACCTGCTCTGGTAA
- a CDS encoding M42 family metallopeptidase: MTSVPFDLDLLTELTEMSGVPGYEDRVRELVVQDLEDSVDRVRTDAMGNVVGTLEGESDYSVAVAAHMDEIGFMVRHVRGDEDGYGFVELDALGGWDARVLKAQRVTIHAEDEDIPAVIGSPPPHTLDEDEREKTPEVKDVVVDPGLPYEDLAERVSPGDLVTMTQTTERVGETITGKALDDRVCLFAMLEAARRLADPDVTIHFCATVQEEVGLRGARTLGVDIDPDLALALDVTVANDIPGFDAGEHVTELGEGTAIKLKDSSVITNPKLHGRLQSLAEDGGIDHQLEILPSGGTDTAGFQQASGAKPVGAISVPTRYLHTVTETAHVDDIAATIDLLEAFLATEDGEYDYTL, encoded by the coding sequence ATGACAAGCGTTCCGTTCGATCTGGATCTCCTGACGGAACTGACGGAGATGAGTGGCGTTCCCGGCTACGAAGATCGCGTTCGCGAACTCGTCGTCCAGGACCTCGAGGACAGCGTCGACCGCGTGCGCACCGATGCGATGGGCAACGTCGTCGGGACGCTCGAGGGCGAGAGCGACTACTCGGTGGCCGTCGCGGCCCACATGGACGAGATCGGCTTCATGGTGCGTCACGTCCGCGGAGACGAGGACGGCTACGGGTTCGTCGAACTCGACGCGCTCGGCGGCTGGGACGCGAGAGTACTGAAGGCCCAGCGCGTGACGATCCACGCCGAAGACGAGGATATTCCGGCGGTCATTGGTTCGCCGCCGCCCCACACGTTAGACGAGGATGAACGGGAGAAGACACCCGAGGTCAAGGACGTCGTCGTCGATCCCGGCCTCCCCTACGAGGATCTCGCGGAGCGCGTCTCGCCCGGCGACCTCGTCACGATGACCCAGACAACCGAGCGCGTCGGCGAGACGATCACCGGCAAGGCACTGGACGATCGAGTCTGCCTGTTCGCCATGCTCGAGGCGGCCCGCCGGCTGGCCGATCCCGACGTGACAATTCACTTCTGTGCAACCGTCCAGGAGGAAGTCGGATTGCGGGGTGCTCGCACGCTGGGCGTCGACATCGACCCCGACCTCGCACTCGCCCTCGACGTCACCGTCGCCAACGACATCCCTGGCTTCGACGCCGGCGAACACGTCACCGAACTCGGCGAGGGGACCGCGATCAAGCTCAAAGACTCGAGCGTCATCACGAACCCGAAGCTTCACGGCCGCCTCCAGTCGCTCGCCGAGGATGGTGGGATCGACCACCAGCTCGAGATCCTGCCGTCGGGCGGCACTGACACAGCGGGGTTCCAGCAGGCCTCGGGCGCGAAACCCGTCGGCGCGATTTCGGTCCCGACCCGGTATCTCCACACCGTGACTGAGACCGCCCACGTCGACGACATCGCGGCGACGATCGACCTGCTCGAGGCGTTCCTCGCGACCGAAGACGGGGAGTACGACTACACGCTCTGA
- a CDS encoding beta-ketoacyl synthase N-terminal-like domain-containing protein: MSDVRVAGTGLTPFGNNPERTGRGLFAEASITAFEDSGVPRDDVEAVLYGNFMGELSEHQGHQGPLMAEAAGVQAPATRYESACASSGTAVREAVKRIRNGENDVLLAGGAERMTNLGTAGATEALAIAADDLWEVRAGVTFPGAYALMAQAYFDEFGGEHEDLAHIAVKNHANALPNEKAQYQRAIEVSDVLEAPPVSEPLGLYDACPISDGASALVLTSESYAEEHDLEAPVAITGTGQGGDRMALHDRDHLARSPAAREAGEEAYADAGVDAGDVDFAEVHDCFTIAEVLALEALDLEPIGEGISAARDGRTTADGEMPINLSGGLKAKGHPVGATGASQIAEVTDLLAGEHPNSEHVDGATTGVAHNAGGTVASATVHVLEVVEE, from the coding sequence ATGAGTGACGTACGTGTCGCAGGCACAGGGCTAACGCCGTTCGGGAACAACCCCGAACGGACCGGCCGAGGGCTCTTTGCCGAAGCCAGTATTACGGCCTTCGAGGACAGCGGCGTTCCCCGGGACGACGTCGAGGCCGTCCTCTACGGGAACTTCATGGGTGAACTCTCCGAGCATCAGGGCCATCAGGGGCCGCTGATGGCCGAAGCAGCGGGGGTCCAGGCCCCCGCGACCCGCTATGAGTCCGCATGTGCCTCGAGTGGCACCGCGGTCCGAGAGGCGGTCAAACGGATTCGCAACGGCGAGAACGACGTGTTGCTCGCCGGCGGGGCAGAGCGGATGACCAACCTCGGCACCGCAGGCGCGACCGAAGCGCTCGCGATCGCCGCCGACGACCTCTGGGAGGTCCGCGCCGGCGTCACCTTCCCCGGCGCGTACGCGCTGATGGCACAGGCCTACTTCGACGAGTTCGGCGGCGAACACGAGGATCTGGCCCACATCGCCGTCAAGAACCACGCGAACGCCCTCCCCAACGAGAAAGCCCAGTACCAGCGCGCGATCGAGGTCTCGGATGTCCTCGAGGCCCCACCGGTCTCGGAACCGCTCGGTCTCTACGATGCCTGTCCGATCTCGGATGGCGCATCCGCGCTCGTGCTCACGAGCGAGTCCTACGCCGAGGAACACGACCTCGAGGCCCCGGTCGCGATCACGGGCACCGGCCAAGGCGGGGACCGGATGGCGCTGCACGACCGCGACCACCTCGCTCGCTCGCCCGCCGCACGCGAGGCCGGTGAGGAGGCCTACGCCGACGCCGGCGTCGACGCCGGTGACGTGGACTTCGCGGAGGTTCACGACTGCTTTACCATCGCCGAGGTGCTCGCGCTCGAGGCGCTCGATCTCGAGCCGATCGGTGAGGGAATCTCGGCGGCCCGCGACGGTCGGACGACCGCGGACGGCGAGATGCCGATCAATCTCTCGGGAGGGCTGAAAGCCAAGGGCCACCCGGTCGGCGCGACCGGCGCGTCCCAGATTGCCGAAGTCACCGACCTGCTGGCCGGTGAGCATCCCAACAGCGAACACGTCGACGGCGCGACGACCGGCGTCGCCCACAACGCGGGCGGCACGGTCGCGAGTGCGACCGTTCACGTTCTGGAGGTGGTGGAGGAATGA
- a CDS encoding OB-fold domain-containing protein, with amino-acid sequence MSDSESSVTDAGFDEWLAAAENNDAYYLECANGHGSLPPRLVCPDCGSTDLTEVKLPETGDIQTFTVTHVPTPAFEEDAPYATAIVDFGPVRLTGQVVGIDLEDVETGLTVELEITVSETTGERVISLRPA; translated from the coding sequence ATGAGCGACTCCGAATCGAGCGTCACCGACGCCGGCTTCGACGAGTGGCTCGCGGCCGCCGAAAACAACGACGCCTACTACCTCGAGTGTGCCAACGGGCACGGCTCCCTGCCGCCGCGTCTGGTCTGTCCCGACTGTGGATCGACCGATCTCACGGAAGTCAAATTACCCGAAACCGGCGATATTCAGACGTTCACAGTCACGCACGTCCCGACGCCGGCCTTCGAGGAGGACGCACCCTATGCGACTGCCATTGTGGACTTCGGCCCCGTTCGCCTCACTGGGCAGGTCGTCGGTATCGATCTCGAAGACGTCGAAACCGGGCTCACCGTCGAACTCGAGATCACGGTTTCGGAGACGACAGGCGAGCGCGTGATCAGCCTCCGACCGGCGTAA